The Candidatus Zixiibacteriota bacterium genome segment AAACTCAGCAGCGCCGCCGCCTTGGTCGGCCCGCCGACCAGGTCGCGCACCCACAGGTGCACGAGCGCTTCCCCGAGCGCCCGCGACTTGATGAGCGGATTCTCCGTGGCGTACGTCCCCAGCAGCGTGTAGCCGTCGCCGAGAAAATGGGTTCTGGCCCGCAGGCCGATAAACAGCGCCGCCATAAGCGCCGTGTGGCTGACCGCCCACCAGGCGAAACGGCGACCGCCGTCGGACGCGTCCCCCCCGTCGCCGGCCCGCCGCCCATAGAGAAGGACCGCGGCGGCCCACAGCACGGCCGCCGCCGCCGGCGCCCACGCCCACGGATCCCCGAAGTACGACGCGGCCGAGAAAGCCCAGAGCCCCCTCGGCCGAACGGTCGAAGCGAGGAGCACCAGCCCGGTAGCGAGCGCGTAGATGATGCCGACCCCGATGAACTCTCTTCGCATTGTTGCCGCCATGGCGCCGTGTTCCCTCCGCAGGAAGACTTACGCCAGTATACACCGGCGGCGGGTGCAAGACAAGCTTTCCCGGCGGCCCTGGTCGGCGGAGAATGGGCCGGCCTCGGGTGAGGACCGGCCGGTGAGTGGGGTAGTCAGAGGCTGAAGACGCCGGCGAGGTAGAGCACGGTGAACAGGGCGAAGGCAATCCCGGCTCCGATCGCCAGGTAGAGCCAGACCGGTTTTCCGGGGACCGCGGCCGGCGCCGCCGCCGCGCGGCTCTCCTGCTGCCGGCGCTCCTCCTGCCGCCGGCGGTCGAAATCCTCCCAGTCCAGGAGGAACTCTGCGCACGACCTGTACCGCCGCGCGATCCGGATCGCCAGCAGCCGGTCAAGCATGGCCGCGATCTCTTCGGGCAGGAACATGCGGATGTCGTCGAGATCCAGGTTGTCGTTCTCGTCGTACCGCGGGTTGCGCCCGGTGAGCATCTGGTGCAGGATCACGCCGATCCCGTACACATCCCCCTGGCGCGAGCTCTTCCGCTCCGGCGGGCTGTACCAGTTCTTCTGCTTGGGACCGTCGTAGTGAATCGGCAGGGCGAAATCGGAGAGCTTCACGACGTCGTCTTTGTCAAACAGGATGTTGGAGGGGCGGAGATTGCCGTGGAGGATGTTGTTCTTGTGGGCGAAGTCGACGGCGGCGGCGACCTGACGGATGATCGCGAGCGCTTTCTCCCAGTCGTACTTCCGCACCATCCGGTCGGCCAGCGAGCCGCCCTGCATGTACTCCGCGATAATCACCGTCGACTTCCGGTCCCCGCCCGCTCCGTAGATATCGACAATGTGCTCGTGCTTGAGCGTCGCCAGGAGCTTGGCCTCCTTGCGCCCCGCCTCTCCCTTGTGATGTTTCTTGATCACGTAGAGCCGCTTGTTGACCCGGTTTTCCACCAGGATGGTCGAGCCGAACTGGGTCTCGCGGATGGTGTCGAGGTACCGGCATTTCCCCAGAAACGATTCGGTCCCGGAGACGGTCAGGTCGGAGGTGTCGCCGCGCAGGCTCCCGCCCCCCATTGCCTCAAGCAGCGCGTCCTTGAGCTCGACCGCCGCTTGGTACCGCTCGCCCCGGTCCTGGGCGAGGCACTTCGAAATGATCCCGTCGTAGGCCTCTCCCAGGTCGGCCGTGATCTCCGAAGGGAGTTTGAACTTCCCGAGCGGCTTTTTCCCGCACAGGATCTCGTACAGGATCACGCCCACGGCGTAGATGTCGGTGGTGTGGTCCACCCCGGCTGAGCTGACTTTTTGTTCGGGCGACATGTACGACAGCGTCCCCATCACAACGTCAGAAGCCGTCATCTCGGCCTCCGGCGTCCCGACAATCTGGGCGATTCCGAAATCCGCCACCAGGGCATTGCCCTGGCGGTCGATGAGGATGTTGGCCGGCTTGATGTCGCGGTGGATCACGCCGTTCTTGTGGGCGTAGTCGAGCGCCTTGCACACCTGCACGATCATCTCGAGTTTCGTCCGCAGCGGGATCTTGGCCGAGTCGATCACCTCCCGCAGCGAGGTCCCGTCGATGTAGTCCATGACGAAGTAGTAGCGGCCGCCCGCCTCCCCCTTGTCGATGATGTGGACGATGTTGGGGTGGTTGAGCCGGGCGATGACCATCGACTCGCGCTCGAAGCGGCGGACAATGTCCGGGTCGGTGGAAAGATTCGG includes the following:
- a CDS encoding serine/threonine protein kinase yields the protein MTQAVDNPAPPKAVRIGPYLLTAKIGQGGIAVIYKGRQESLDRDVAIKILSPNLSTDPDIVRRFERESMVIARLNHPNIVHIIDKGEAGGRYYFVMDYIDGTSLREVIDSAKIPLRTKLEMIVQVCKALDYAHKNGVIHRDIKPANILIDRQGNALVADFGIAQIVGTPEAEMTASDVVMGTLSYMSPEQKVSSAGVDHTTDIYAVGVILYEILCGKKPLGKFKLPSEITADLGEAYDGIISKCLAQDRGERYQAAVELKDALLEAMGGGSLRGDTSDLTVSGTESFLGKCRYLDTIRETQFGSTILVENRVNKRLYVIKKHHKGEAGRKEAKLLATLKHEHIVDIYGAGGDRKSTVIIAEYMQGGSLADRMVRKYDWEKALAIIRQVAAAVDFAHKNNILHGNLRPSNILFDKDDVVKLSDFALPIHYDGPKQKNWYSPPERKSSRQGDVYGIGVILHQMLTGRNPRYDENDNLDLDDIRMFLPEEIAAMLDRLLAIRIARRYRSCAEFLLDWEDFDRRRQEERRQQESRAAAAPAAVPGKPVWLYLAIGAGIAFALFTVLYLAGVFSL